The genomic region CGTTCATATGTATCCCATAAATCGTGAGGAATGTTCATACTAATTTGCCCCTATATAGACGGGTTTTATAAGTATATCCGCACATATACGAGGCAATGATAGAGGAGTGTCTAATGGTCGAATTTCGCATCGAGGGCGATGACTGTCCACTGGCAGATGCGAGTAGTGCCACTGGCACGCCCATCGAGGCGGCCCCGCCACTCCTCCGGGATGACCGTAACGTACTGTTGCGGTTCAGCGCGCAGGCGAGTGAGGAACTCGGGGACTACCTCGACGGCGACGACCGGATCCGCTATCTCTACCAGTCAGTTACCGAGGGTCGGTACAACTACCGGTGTCTGTCGCTCCAGCAGTGTGTCGTCCACAAACTCATCAGCGCGGGCTTCATGGTGGAATCGCTGACCTATCGGGACGGAAACGCGATTCTAACTGGCGCTGTGGTGGGCCACGAGATCCTCCAGACGGTCATGGAGACGGCCGGTGAAACCGTCGGCGTGAAGCTACAGCGGGTGTACGCCCTGCGTGCGAGAGAAGACGCGTCTATCGCCCAGCAGTGGGACCTGACCCCGGCACAGGCGGAAAGTCTCCGGTACGCGGTCGAGATGGGCTACTTCGTCGTCCCACGACAGACCACCGCTAGTGAAGTCGCCGCCGAACTCGGTATCAGTAAGTCCGCGTTCCTCGAACGACTCCACCGCGCACAGCACTCGCTGCTCACACAGCTGTTCGGCGGCGTCGGCGAAGGCCGACCGGACGACGACCGGGAGTAAAGTACCCGCGCGTGTGAGTACGACCATGCGCGTTGAAGACGGCGCTGTTCGACGAATCGTATTCGACCGTCCCGATGTCAAAAACGCGATGACCGGGGCGGTCGCGACTGAGCTCGCTGCTGCGCTCGCTGACCTCGACCCAGCGACACACGATGCCGTGCTCCTCACCGGCGACGGCGACGCCTTCAGTGCCGGCGGGGATATCGAGGCGATGAGCGAGCGTGAGGAGTCCGCGACGGAAGCCTACGAGCGGGTCCGGACGACGCTGGGTCGGGTGGCCAGCAACATCCTCGAAGCGCCGGTGCCTGTCGTCGCGAAGGTCAACGGGGATGCGGTCGGTGCCGGGCTGTCGCTCGTGGCTGTCGCTGATTTCGCGTATGCCGCCCAGTCCGCCCGGTTCGGTGCGTCGTTCATCAGCGTCGGCCTCGTGCCGGATATGGGCGCAACCGCGATACTCCCCCGGCTCATCGGGCTCAGGAAGACCAAGGAACTCGCGTTCACCGGGAAACTGATCGACGCCGAGACCGCCGCCGAGATAGACCTGATCAACGAGGCTGTCGAGCAGCGTGACCTCGACGCGCGGACGGCCGACCTGCTCGAAACGCTTCAGGCACAGCCGACGGCGAACCTCGGGCTGGCGAAGGAAGCGATCCACGACAACATCGGCCAGCCGTTACAGACCGGGCTGCGCCGAGAGGCACGCATCCAGTCACTGGCGTACGATACGCCGGCTCATTCGCGTGGTGTCGAAGCGTTTCTGGACGGTCGAACCCCGGACTTCGATTAGCGGTGGAAAAACTCCTGTGCGTTTTCGAACAGAATCTTCCGCTGGACGTCCGTGTCAAAATCGGTGTCGCGGGCGAACGATTCGAGCCACGTTTCGGGGTCGATCATCGGGTAATCGGTGCCGAACATCACCTTGTCTTTGAGAACGGTCCCGGCGTAGTGAAGGACCTGGTCGTCGATGTACTTCGGTATCCAGCCGGAGAGATCCATGTACACGTTGCCCTTCTGCTGGCAGATCGCCAACTGCTCTTTCTCCCACGGGAACGCGGGATGGGCGATGAGAATGTCGAGGTCCGGATAGGCGGCGGCCACGTCGTCGATAAGCATCGGGTTGCCGTACTTGACCTTCAGGCCACGGCCGCCGGCGCTACAGGCCCCGAGCGTCGAGTTGCCGCCGTGAAAGACGACGGGGACGCCGAGGTCTTCGATGGTACTCCACAGGTGGTCGTGGCGTTCGTCCGAGGGGTCAAAGCCCTGTGCGATCTGCTGGAACTTGAACCCGGAGAGGTCCAGATCCTCGACGCACCGGATTGCCTCCTGCACACAATCGTCTTTCAGAGGGTCGACGCTCCCGAACCCGACGAAGAAGTCGGAATACTCGTCCCGGACCTCGGCGACGTAGTCGTTCGGGACGGGTGGGTTCCCGGTGTTCGTTTCCGCGTCCCAGCCAAGCAGGACAGCGCCACCGACGCCCGCTTCGTGGTACTCCGCGAGCATCTCCTCGTAGTCCCACGTCTCCAGGTCAGTGCCAAAGCGGTCGGCGGCGTCTTGCATCATTTCGCCGCCAGCGTCGTGGAGGAACTCACTGGTCGGCTGATGCGCGTGCGTATCGAACAGTTGCCTGTCGGCTACGCCGGGGAGGTCGGTTGTCACAGAAGGAGCTTTTACCCAGTATCATAAAAATCCATGCCTGATTGTGCTGTGCAGAATACTCGCCGGAGCGAGTGGAGAACCGTGCTGAG from Haloarcula hispanica ATCC 33960 harbors:
- a CDS encoding helix-turn-helix domain-containing protein encodes the protein MVEFRIEGDDCPLADASSATGTPIEAAPPLLRDDRNVLLRFSAQASEELGDYLDGDDRIRYLYQSVTEGRYNYRCLSLQQCVVHKLISAGFMVESLTYRDGNAILTGAVVGHEILQTVMETAGETVGVKLQRVYALRAREDASIAQQWDLTPAQAESLRYAVEMGYFVVPRQTTASEVAAELGISKSAFLERLHRAQHSLLTQLFGGVGEGRPDDDRE
- a CDS encoding enoyl-CoA hydratase/isomerase family protein — encoded protein: MRVEDGAVRRIVFDRPDVKNAMTGAVATELAAALADLDPATHDAVLLTGDGDAFSAGGDIEAMSEREESATEAYERVRTTLGRVASNILEAPVPVVAKVNGDAVGAGLSLVAVADFAYAAQSARFGASFISVGLVPDMGATAILPRLIGLRKTKELAFTGKLIDAETAAEIDLINEAVEQRDLDARTADLLETLQAQPTANLGLAKEAIHDNIGQPLQTGLRREARIQSLAYDTPAHSRGVEAFLDGRTPDFD
- a CDS encoding amidohydrolase family protein, producing MTTDLPGVADRQLFDTHAHQPTSEFLHDAGGEMMQDAADRFGTDLETWDYEEMLAEYHEAGVGGAVLLGWDAETNTGNPPVPNDYVAEVRDEYSDFFVGFGSVDPLKDDCVQEAIRCVEDLDLSGFKFQQIAQGFDPSDERHDHLWSTIEDLGVPVVFHGGNSTLGACSAGGRGLKVKYGNPMLIDDVAAAYPDLDILIAHPAFPWEKEQLAICQQKGNVYMDLSGWIPKYIDDQVLHYAGTVLKDKVMFGTDYPMIDPETWLESFARDTDFDTDVQRKILFENAQEFFHR